The following coding sequences are from one Oligoflexus sp. window:
- a CDS encoding response regulator encodes MELIRNFLASDFFMPHGHCYLWRPDILWLNVLSDAFIGFAYLAIPFLLLTLVRKRRDLKFNWIFVLFALFITACGLTHMIEILTVWQPYYAVQGLIKALTAFVSLATAIALYFLIPKALAFPSIDQLERAEQRYRTILNSAMDAFVAVDQDGRITFCNAQLLQLTGWRQDELLGARFIEKFIPSRLQDPTRSPGQMLTGINRLQLLLKNGQEISTDIKTTLVEADDDLVFGIFIHDASERLMAEALQSTQLEVTKALVDADAVDEAFHQFIHIICRGMGWEFGAVWSGSPDAGPFRLEDTWHTDDPIIQEFAASYSQRTNPLLKPEATELVQVCRAEASLLVHHLQLRVNLDADRVGLIEFLTSHPKAADKKISEVLEDLTIRLALFVKRQQAEDKTRLSEQELKRQVAEQTEELRHSANQIRTITDALPDGIIYFDQYQNTLFANETWLQWQNLVKDAVHSRSIGDVLGADVEARMQPLFTGTSERKLTFEYEFSGQKPRLCEVICIPDINESSGRLRGVITVLADITDQRSYEQNLRIAKEAADAANAAKSAFLANMSHEIRTPLGAILGYSELLVSQGLSEAERTNYVSAVTRNGELLSNIINDVLDLSKVEAGKLDFEKQEVPIEEILTDITTLLHLQALEKGINLIVSADGPIPATIQTDPLRLRQILMNIVGNALKFTERGSIEVTVKNVRHPSGKMLLAFVVTDTGPGISAEQARKLFRPFSQADVSTTRKFGGTGLGLTLSKKLAAGLGGDLELTSSLPGQGSTFTITIDPGVTTKVVFQSSPKVMARPAASPIPAQSLRIDGLKLLLVEDSLDNQIVVQRFLKMAGCEAELANHGREAIEKIQTKTYDVVLMDIQMPIMDGFEAIAEIRRLGYQLPVIALTAHALKEQRQQCLDKGFTQHITKPVNRDALITMLHQLMQHRGIIPQVGKAEG; translated from the coding sequence ATGGAATTGATTCGAAATTTCCTGGCCTCGGATTTTTTCATGCCTCACGGACACTGCTATCTCTGGCGTCCAGATATCCTTTGGTTGAATGTCCTGTCCGATGCGTTCATCGGCTTTGCCTACCTTGCCATTCCTTTTCTGCTGCTGACCCTGGTGCGGAAAAGGCGTGACCTCAAGTTCAATTGGATCTTTGTTCTGTTCGCGCTCTTTATCACCGCCTGCGGCCTGACACACATGATCGAGATCCTTACGGTCTGGCAGCCTTACTACGCCGTGCAAGGCTTGATCAAAGCCCTGACCGCCTTCGTGTCCCTCGCCACAGCTATCGCCCTTTACTTCCTGATTCCCAAAGCCCTGGCTTTTCCCAGCATAGACCAGCTCGAACGAGCCGAGCAGCGTTATCGCACGATCCTGAACTCGGCCATGGATGCTTTCGTCGCCGTGGACCAGGACGGCCGCATCACCTTCTGCAACGCGCAGCTGTTGCAGCTGACCGGTTGGCGCCAGGACGAACTCTTGGGAGCCCGCTTCATTGAAAAATTCATCCCCTCAAGGCTTCAGGATCCAACGCGCAGCCCGGGTCAGATGCTGACCGGAATCAATCGTCTGCAGCTGCTCCTCAAGAACGGGCAGGAGATTTCAACGGATATCAAAACCACGCTGGTGGAAGCGGACGATGACCTCGTCTTCGGCATCTTCATTCACGATGCCAGCGAACGCCTTATGGCGGAAGCCCTGCAATCCACCCAGCTGGAAGTCACCAAGGCTCTTGTGGACGCTGACGCGGTGGATGAAGCATTTCATCAGTTCATCCATATCATCTGCCGGGGCATGGGCTGGGAGTTTGGAGCCGTATGGAGCGGATCACCCGATGCCGGCCCTTTCCGTTTGGAAGACACATGGCACACGGATGATCCCATCATCCAGGAATTCGCCGCTTCTTATTCGCAGCGCACGAATCCCTTATTGAAACCCGAAGCCACCGAGCTGGTGCAGGTCTGCCGTGCCGAGGCTTCCCTGCTCGTTCACCATCTGCAGCTGCGAGTGAATCTTGATGCGGATCGCGTGGGTCTGATTGAATTTCTCACTTCGCACCCCAAGGCGGCTGATAAAAAAATAAGCGAGGTTCTGGAGGATCTCACGATTCGCCTCGCGCTTTTTGTCAAGCGTCAGCAGGCCGAGGACAAGACACGACTCAGCGAACAGGAACTCAAGCGTCAGGTGGCCGAGCAGACCGAAGAGCTGCGGCATAGCGCGAATCAAATTCGCACCATCACCGATGCTCTCCCCGATGGCATCATTTATTTCGATCAGTATCAGAATACGCTCTTTGCCAATGAAACCTGGCTGCAGTGGCAGAATCTTGTCAAGGACGCTGTGCATAGTCGTTCCATAGGCGATGTGCTGGGGGCGGATGTCGAGGCCCGAATGCAGCCTTTATTCACGGGGACGTCGGAGCGGAAGCTGACCTTTGAATATGAGTTCTCGGGCCAGAAGCCGAGGCTTTGCGAGGTCATCTGCATTCCGGACATCAATGAAAGTTCCGGCCGGCTCCGTGGTGTGATCACGGTGCTGGCCGATATCACCGATCAAAGGTCCTATGAACAGAACCTGCGGATCGCGAAGGAAGCTGCCGATGCCGCCAACGCTGCAAAAAGCGCCTTTCTGGCAAATATGTCCCATGAAATTCGTACGCCCCTTGGGGCCATCCTGGGTTATTCTGAACTTCTTGTGAGTCAGGGGCTGAGCGAGGCGGAACGCACGAATTATGTGAGCGCTGTGACGCGCAATGGCGAGCTGCTCTCCAACATCATCAACGATGTCCTTGATCTATCCAAAGTCGAGGCGGGCAAACTTGATTTTGAAAAGCAGGAAGTCCCGATCGAGGAAATCCTGACCGACATCACGACCCTTCTGCATCTGCAGGCTCTGGAAAAAGGCATCAACCTGATCGTCTCGGCGGATGGACCGATCCCCGCGACCATTCAAACCGATCCTCTGCGCCTGAGACAGATCCTGATGAATATCGTTGGCAATGCGTTGAAGTTCACCGAACGCGGGTCCATCGAAGTCACCGTTAAAAACGTACGCCACCCTTCCGGCAAAATGCTGCTGGCCTTTGTCGTGACCGACACCGGGCCGGGCATCTCAGCCGAGCAGGCCCGAAAACTTTTCCGTCCCTTCAGCCAGGCCGACGTTTCCACGACTCGGAAATTCGGTGGCACTGGGCTGGGACTCACGCTCTCGAAAAAATTGGCGGCCGGGCTCGGCGGGGATCTGGAACTCACTTCGAGCCTGCCGGGACAGGGCAGCACCTTCACCATCACCATAGATCCGGGCGTGACGACCAAGGTGGTCTTTCAAAGCTCTCCAAAGGTCATGGCGCGACCCGCAGCGTCGCCCATACCCGCTCAAAGCTTGCGCATTGACGGGCTGAAGCTCCTTCTGGTCGAAGATTCTTTGGACAATCAAATCGTGGTGCAGCGCTTTCTGAAGATGGCGGGCTGTGAAGCGGAGCTTGCGAATCATGGGCGTGAAGCCATCGAGAAGATCCAGACGAAAACCTATGATGTGGTGCTGATGGATATTCAGATGCCGATCATGGATGGCTTCGAGGCGATTGCCGAGATCCGAAGGCTTGGCTATCAGCTGCCGGTCATCGCCCTGACGGCCCACGCCCTGAAAGAACAGCGGCAGCAATGCCTGGATAAAGGCTTCACCCAGCACATCACCAAGCCGGTCAACCGGGATGCCCTGATTACGATGCTGCATCAACTGATGCAGCATAGGGGCATCATTCCGCAGGTGGGCAAAGCTGAAGGGTGA
- a CDS encoding TIGR03862 family flavoprotein: MKSPRRIAVIGSGPAGLMAADGLAVAGHAVTLFEKRKGLSWKLYIAGGSGLNISNSLPLDAFARHYTGPDDHWRACLAEFGPKDWIAFIEEKLGIGTFLGTSQRYFVETMHAALLVRNWKKRLEDLGVSIRLNTEIKDFQAADQGGWDLIGTSEKLGTFDAVIFALGGGSYEKDAPAWPLMFAAKGMSFTPFAPSNTGFEVKWPEAFLKEAEGQPIKNILLQSPRGERKGDLVITEYGLEGTPIYFAGVSGVVHLDLKPDLTAEQVLERLQKTRENLSPMRRAQKFLQLSPGSKALLFHMTEPEAARDLATLARLIKHFPLQLEQPRPLLESISSSGGLRWENLDANLMLTACPRVYCAGEMLDWDAPTGGFLIQACISQGHWISQHLSFG; this comes from the coding sequence GTGAAGTCTCCGCGTCGCATCGCAGTCATCGGCAGTGGACCCGCCGGGCTTATGGCCGCGGATGGGCTGGCTGTGGCTGGTCATGCGGTGACTCTTTTTGAGAAACGCAAGGGGCTTTCCTGGAAACTCTATATCGCCGGTGGATCGGGACTGAATATCAGCAACAGTCTGCCGCTCGATGCGTTCGCGCGTCATTACACGGGCCCGGACGATCATTGGCGGGCCTGCCTTGCGGAGTTTGGTCCGAAAGATTGGATCGCCTTCATCGAAGAGAAACTCGGCATCGGCACCTTCCTCGGCACGAGCCAGCGCTATTTCGTGGAAACGATGCACGCGGCTTTGCTCGTAAGAAACTGGAAAAAGCGGCTCGAAGATTTGGGCGTCAGCATTCGTTTGAATACGGAAATCAAAGACTTTCAGGCCGCCGATCAGGGCGGCTGGGATCTGATCGGCACGAGTGAAAAACTCGGGACCTTCGATGCTGTGATCTTTGCACTGGGCGGCGGCAGCTATGAAAAAGATGCGCCTGCGTGGCCGCTGATGTTCGCTGCCAAGGGCATGAGCTTCACGCCTTTCGCCCCATCAAACACTGGCTTTGAAGTGAAGTGGCCGGAGGCTTTTTTGAAGGAAGCGGAAGGTCAGCCGATCAAAAACATCCTTCTGCAATCCCCGCGTGGCGAACGCAAAGGCGACCTTGTGATCACAGAGTATGGCCTGGAAGGAACGCCCATTTATTTTGCAGGCGTTAGCGGGGTCGTGCATCTGGATCTGAAACCGGATCTGACAGCCGAGCAGGTCCTGGAGCGGCTGCAGAAAACGCGGGAGAATCTTTCCCCGATGCGGCGGGCTCAGAAATTTCTGCAGCTGAGTCCTGGCAGCAAGGCCCTGCTCTTTCATATGACCGAACCCGAGGCAGCGCGTGATCTTGCGACACTGGCCCGGCTCATCAAACACTTTCCGCTGCAGCTCGAACAGCCGCGGCCTCTGCTGGAATCCATCTCATCCTCGGGCGGGCTTCGCTGGGAGAATCTCGACGCGAATCTGATGCTGACGGCCTGCCCTCGGGTTTACTGCGCTGGGGAAATGCTGGACTGGGATGCGCCCACCGGCGGCTTTCTGATCCAGGCCTGTATTTCCCAAGGCCACTGGATCAGTCAGCATCTATCATTTGGCTGA
- a CDS encoding NAD(+)/NADH kinase, whose translation MTSALIIRKPTNLEQHQLLQAQSLVAATDPAYLQLVTRAHDEHYACLALLKESLLKHKITFQEATRGDHWPQGDFDVVIALGGDGTLITASYGLRPGYPLIGIRSSSASVGFLCAGDQSNVGDVIRRYVEGRLMYVERKRLSAQIARAAGPQESIPTPALNDFLFAAASPAATTRYHIGFQGRVESHRSSGIWIATATGSTAAIGAAGGVPMDAGDQHLQFLVRELYHRKEEGLVITHGFADPAHDDFWIENHCPAAILALDGEKQVIKINFGDVIRFTHAEPVRVAVRPNSD comes from the coding sequence ATGACCAGCGCTTTGATCATTCGAAAACCGACGAATCTGGAGCAGCATCAGCTGCTTCAAGCGCAAAGCCTTGTGGCGGCGACGGATCCAGCCTATTTGCAGCTGGTGACGCGCGCTCATGATGAACATTACGCCTGCCTCGCTCTTTTAAAAGAGAGCCTTCTGAAGCATAAAATCACCTTCCAGGAAGCCACGCGCGGCGATCACTGGCCCCAGGGTGACTTTGATGTGGTCATCGCCCTTGGGGGTGATGGTACCTTGATCACCGCCAGCTACGGACTCCGACCCGGATATCCTTTGATCGGGATCCGCTCGTCCTCGGCCAGCGTCGGGTTTCTTTGCGCCGGTGATCAGAGCAATGTGGGTGATGTGATACGGCGCTATGTGGAAGGTCGTCTCATGTATGTCGAACGGAAACGTCTCAGCGCGCAGATTGCCCGCGCCGCGGGACCTCAGGAATCCATTCCGACTCCCGCTCTGAATGACTTTCTCTTTGCCGCCGCCAGCCCGGCTGCGACCACGCGCTATCACATCGGTTTTCAGGGGCGCGTCGAGTCCCATCGTTCCAGCGGCATCTGGATTGCCACGGCGACCGGCAGCACGGCTGCGATCGGTGCAGCCGGCGGCGTGCCGATGGATGCCGGTGATCAGCATCTGCAATTTCTGGTACGCGAGCTTTATCATCGCAAAGAGGAAGGGCTCGTGATCACCCATGGCTTTGCCGACCCGGCCCATGATGATTTTTGGATCGAAAATCACTGTCCGGCCGCGATTCTCGCGCTCGATGGCGAAAAGCAGGTCATCAAAATCAATTTCGGAGATGTGATTCGCTTCACGCATGCCGAGCCGGTTCGCGTCGCCGTGCGTCCCAATTCGGATTGA
- a CDS encoding peptidylprolyl isomerase, translating to MLKWKRTTDLDAKSLTKSWQSYTVLILAMGAMLFFGVCQPHEGGFMPPSGAAASVDGIKISSLDFRRLHSNMTNQYQQQFRDQFDPVAMGISQRVVDQLVDSTVLYVEATKNGIYATDDEIEKLIVEGEYFKNEKGVFDPELFKRYLKSQAHTEASFTEEIRKNLVVNKFRSLLSSTYRPSEKFAEINYLIDESKVNVEYLRLDPNTIPVKIDQAEIDKFMKEGGEAKVKEYYEKNQSEFNQDKKVKARHILIGYKEARAAAGEAAKRTKDEARALAQKVAAEAKAKSGEFAKLAEKYTDDPSGKTKGGDLGFFKKDQMVKEFSDVAFAMQPGAVSDVVESPFGFHIIKVDTVQEAKSVSLAEAQKEIAEKLIARDRKPAILAEKVKALQAALKEGKGQELMQELGVSWKETGDFNLGSRVIPGGLGSDKSVRQAIAGLKNPGDISPEAVNVNGVQYILRLKSKTPADPAKLDEAKRKELVEGAKFMESYPLFNSMTTQIRKKYENDGKIYKNPQFVQYDALLNSKTPTE from the coding sequence ATGCTTAAGTGGAAGAGAACGACGGACTTGGACGCCAAGTCGCTTACGAAGTCTTGGCAGTCTTATACCGTTTTGATTTTGGCCATGGGGGCCATGCTATTCTTTGGCGTGTGCCAGCCTCATGAAGGCGGGTTCATGCCTCCGAGTGGCGCCGCTGCCTCCGTGGACGGCATCAAAATCAGTTCGCTCGACTTCCGTCGTTTGCACAGCAATATGACAAACCAGTACCAGCAGCAGTTTCGGGACCAATTCGATCCGGTCGCGATGGGTATTTCCCAGCGTGTGGTCGATCAGCTGGTGGATTCCACGGTCCTTTATGTCGAAGCTACAAAAAACGGCATCTATGCCACCGACGATGAAATCGAAAAACTGATCGTCGAAGGCGAATATTTCAAGAACGAGAAGGGCGTCTTCGATCCCGAGCTGTTCAAGCGTTACCTGAAAAGCCAGGCGCATACCGAAGCGAGCTTCACCGAAGAAATCCGCAAAAACCTGGTCGTGAATAAATTCCGGAGCCTTCTGTCGAGCACCTACCGTCCTTCGGAAAAATTCGCGGAGATCAACTATCTGATCGACGAATCCAAGGTGAACGTCGAGTACCTGCGCCTGGATCCGAACACCATCCCGGTGAAGATCGACCAGGCGGAGATCGACAAGTTCATGAAGGAAGGCGGCGAAGCCAAGGTCAAGGAATACTACGAGAAAAATCAGAGCGAATTTAACCAGGACAAGAAGGTCAAGGCTCGCCATATTCTGATTGGCTACAAGGAAGCCCGTGCGGCGGCCGGTGAGGCGGCGAAACGCACGAAGGACGAAGCCAGGGCCCTGGCGCAGAAAGTGGCGGCGGAAGCCAAGGCCAAGAGCGGTGAATTCGCCAAGCTGGCGGAAAAATACACGGACGATCCGAGCGGCAAAACCAAGGGTGGCGATCTCGGCTTCTTCAAAAAAGATCAGATGGTCAAGGAATTCTCGGACGTGGCCTTCGCCATGCAGCCGGGCGCCGTGAGCGATGTGGTCGAATCGCCCTTCGGTTTCCATATCATCAAGGTGGATACCGTCCAGGAAGCCAAGTCGGTTTCGTTGGCTGAAGCTCAAAAAGAGATCGCGGAAAAGCTGATTGCACGCGACAGAAAACCAGCTATCCTGGCGGAAAAAGTCAAAGCTCTGCAGGCTGCTCTGAAGGAAGGCAAAGGTCAGGAGCTGATGCAGGAACTCGGCGTCTCGTGGAAAGAAACGGGCGATTTTAACCTCGGCTCCCGCGTGATCCCCGGTGGACTCGGCTCGGACAAGTCGGTTCGGCAGGCGATCGCCGGTCTGAAGAACCCAGGGGACATCAGCCCCGAAGCCGTCAACGTGAATGGAGTGCAGTATATTCTGCGTCTGAAGTCGAAAACTCCCGCCGATCCGGCTAAGCTGGATGAAGCGAAGCGCAAGGAGCTGGTCGAAGGCGCCAAGTTCATGGAGTCGTATCCGCTCTTCAATAGTATGACCACGCAGATTCGTAAGAAATACGAAAACGATGGAAAAATTTATAAGAATCCGCAATTTGTCCAGTACGATGCTTTGCTGAACAGCAAGACACCAACTGAGTAA
- a CDS encoding SRPBCC domain-containing protein has protein sequence MASSTNALTVKYTIHAPLQEVYKAWVTPQLVQRWGPERATVDARVGGHFRFESRSEDNPKDLHLVTGEYKELVPAQRMVMTWVYQGPMAPGKKIETLVSVNFTELAPRVVELDLTEEGPSLADEEAREAGQQAWMEALKMLEILCSAK, from the coding sequence ATGGCAAGCTCCACGAATGCTTTGACCGTCAAGTATACGATCCATGCGCCGCTCCAGGAGGTCTACAAAGCCTGGGTTACGCCGCAGCTGGTGCAGCGCTGGGGGCCGGAACGGGCGACTGTGGATGCGAGGGTCGGCGGTCACTTCCGTTTTGAAAGCCGTTCGGAAGATAATCCCAAGGACCTGCATCTGGTCACAGGCGAATATAAAGAGCTGGTCCCGGCACAAAGGATGGTCATGACCTGGGTTTATCAGGGGCCGATGGCGCCGGGGAAAAAGATCGAAACCCTCGTCTCGGTGAACTTCACAGAACTGGCGCCTCGCGTTGTCGAACTGGATTTGACGGAAGAAGGTCCGTCATTGGCAGATGAAGAGGCTCGCGAGGCCGGTCAGCAGGCATGGATGGAAGCTTTGAAAATGCTGGAGATCCTCTGCTCAGCCAAATGA
- a CDS encoding KamA family radical SAM protein: MDTKDTASQLIPEEFLALANDPASLTSRTAARFGVSPHSFINWRWQMKHQVMDAAQAAAVLQLKDTEERGFSELQKLFNAGITPYYMGLMLPKIDAGEADCPIRLQALPRVEELKDSLGVADPLSEVPHSPVREVVHVYPDRVAFCVAQLCPVYCRYCFRKRRDDEVGLHFNRTIIDNGINYIASNPAIRDVLITGGDAFMASDQALEQLVQRIRAIPHVEIIRFGTRTPVTLPYRVTEKLARMLAQYHPIYVNTHFNCAEEITPEAQQAVANLVNAGIPVGNQAVLLRGVNDSPERMMALCRGLLRIRARPYYVFHPHAVEGTEHLRVSVRRGIEVMKSLRGNITGLGIPTYALDTPSGKVPINHNYVLGHDGEDLILETIRGEIWREVGVFQ, from the coding sequence ATGGATACCAAGGATACCGCATCTCAATTGATCCCAGAAGAATTTTTAGCTCTGGCGAACGATCCTGCTTCCTTGACGTCCAGGACCGCGGCACGCTTCGGTGTGAGCCCGCACAGCTTCATCAACTGGCGCTGGCAGATGAAGCATCAGGTGATGGATGCCGCCCAGGCCGCAGCCGTTCTGCAGCTCAAGGATACGGAAGAGCGCGGGTTCTCCGAACTGCAAAAACTTTTCAACGCCGGCATCACGCCCTATTACATGGGGCTTATGCTGCCTAAGATAGATGCGGGTGAAGCCGATTGTCCGATTCGCCTGCAGGCTCTGCCGCGGGTCGAGGAGCTGAAGGATTCGCTCGGCGTCGCCGATCCGCTGTCGGAAGTTCCGCATTCGCCGGTTCGCGAAGTCGTGCATGTGTATCCCGACCGCGTGGCCTTCTGTGTGGCGCAGCTCTGCCCCGTTTACTGCCGCTATTGCTTTCGCAAAAGACGCGATGATGAAGTCGGCCTCCACTTCAACCGCACCATCATCGACAACGGTATCAACTATATTGCCAGCAATCCTGCGATCCGTGATGTCCTGATCACGGGCGGTGATGCCTTCATGGCTTCCGATCAGGCCCTGGAGCAGCTGGTGCAAAGAATCCGGGCGATTCCGCATGTGGAAATCATACGCTTTGGAACCCGGACTCCAGTGACGCTGCCTTATCGCGTGACCGAAAAACTGGCTCGCATGCTGGCCCAGTATCATCCCATTTATGTGAATACTCACTTCAACTGCGCCGAAGAAATTACGCCGGAAGCCCAGCAGGCGGTGGCGAACCTCGTGAATGCCGGCATTCCCGTCGGCAATCAGGCGGTTTTGCTGCGGGGCGTGAATGATAGTCCCGAACGCATGATGGCGCTCTGCCGTGGACTGCTCCGAATCCGCGCGCGACCTTACTATGTGTTTCATCCGCATGCGGTCGAAGGCACCGAGCATCTGCGCGTCTCGGTGCGTCGCGGCATCGAAGTGATGAAATCCCTCCGCGGGAATATCACCGGTCTCGGGATTCCCACCTATGCCCTGGATACTCCGTCGGGCAAGGTGCCCATCAATCACAACTATGTGCTGGGCCATGACGGAGAGGACCTGATTCTGGAAACGATCCGCGGCGAAATCTGGCGTGAAGTGGGTGTCTTTCAGTGA
- a CDS encoding Maf family protein, with product MKINRLVLASTSRFRRVLLEQSGIQVFGIAPQCDEEAIVGKSPLETARLRADAKALSVGIVHENSIVIAADQVLEFQGRAYGKALDEDEARQRLREFSGQVHRLHSAFSLAFYEADRPTPRLVSSQVTTATLGMRSLDPDELDAYVKTREWEGCAGCYQYENRGAQLFDWVDGDHTTIIGLPVLSLLKELRKLGINTLTQPMGPWDLLPPVRP from the coding sequence TTGAAGATCAATCGTCTCGTCTTAGCCTCGACCTCACGTTTTCGGCGGGTTTTACTGGAACAATCGGGGATCCAGGTATTCGGAATCGCGCCGCAGTGTGATGAGGAAGCCATCGTGGGCAAGAGTCCCTTGGAGACCGCGCGCTTGCGGGCCGATGCCAAGGCTCTGAGCGTGGGCATCGTTCATGAAAACTCCATAGTCATTGCCGCGGATCAGGTCCTGGAATTCCAGGGACGCGCTTATGGCAAGGCTCTGGACGAGGACGAAGCCCGTCAGCGTCTGCGCGAATTCTCGGGGCAGGTGCATCGCCTGCACAGTGCCTTCAGCCTTGCTTTTTACGAAGCCGATCGACCCACGCCGCGCCTCGTCTCATCCCAGGTGACAACAGCCACTTTAGGCATGCGATCTTTGGACCCGGATGAACTGGATGCTTATGTAAAGACGCGGGAGTGGGAAGGTTGCGCGGGCTGTTATCAGTATGAAAACCGCGGCGCGCAACTTTTCGATTGGGTGGATGGCGATCATACCACCATCATCGGCCTGCCGGTTCTGTCGCTGCTCAAAGAGCTGCGGAAGCTCGGCATCAATACCCTGACGCAGCCCATGGGGCCCTGGGATTTGCTGCCTCCGGTCAGGCCTTGA
- the nth gene encoding endonuclease III codes for MPRLASLARRREAVIQILEKLREQNPDPRCELIYFTDYQLLVSVVLSAQATDKQVNKVMEPIYAQGFTPEIMRGWGEEGFLQKIRSIGLAPTKAKNVAKLTSILLEKYQGRVPETREELEALPGVGRKTANVILGELHRHPTLAVDTHVFRVTQRLGLHNEKAAEKAELVLLDLVPPSYLPDAHHWFILLGRYVCKARIPECERCVLNRICPSSSVKA; via the coding sequence GTGCCACGCCTTGCCTCCCTCGCTCGCCGTCGCGAAGCCGTCATCCAAATTCTGGAAAAACTGCGCGAGCAAAATCCTGATCCGCGCTGCGAATTGATCTATTTCACCGACTATCAGCTGCTCGTGTCCGTGGTGCTCTCCGCCCAGGCCACGGATAAACAGGTGAATAAGGTCATGGAGCCGATCTATGCGCAGGGTTTCACTCCCGAGATCATGCGCGGCTGGGGCGAAGAGGGTTTTCTACAGAAGATCAGATCCATCGGACTGGCCCCGACCAAGGCCAAAAATGTTGCAAAGCTGACGAGCATCCTTTTGGAAAAATATCAGGGCCGGGTCCCGGAAACGCGCGAAGAGTTGGAAGCTCTGCCCGGCGTTGGACGGAAAACGGCGAATGTGATTTTAGGGGAATTGCATCGACATCCCACGCTGGCCGTCGACACGCATGTCTTTCGCGTCACGCAGAGGCTGGGATTGCATAATGAAAAAGCGGCGGAAAAAGCCGAGCTGGTTCTGCTCGATCTTGTTCCCCCGTCCTATCTTCCGGACGCGCATCACTGGTTTATCCTGCTCGGCCGTTACGTGTGCAAGGCCCGCATTCCGGAATGCGAGCGCTGCGTTCTGAATCGGATCTGCCCGAGCTCCAGCGTCAAGGCCTGA